A window from Montipora capricornis isolate CH-2021 chromosome 7, ASM3666992v2, whole genome shotgun sequence encodes these proteins:
- the LOC138056301 gene encoding uncharacterized protein: protein MSESDETTSTEESSSIASGSESSSSDEMEIVGIVQPYAEEPLAHSSDDGEDDEADQDGLTPATLRARFESQGAVNDWCTCEECATGNLAGTLEHRCCREIAQVRQKLTFDGSIERIKCITKHDDFAAMTNRTVLLQVGPLLRDKNGRGYRRRDGQTENQRVSKVD, encoded by the exons ATGTCTGAAAGTGATGAAACTACTTCCACTGAAGAGTCATCTTCTATCGCAAGTGGATCTGAAAGCAGCAGTTCGGACGAAATGGAAATTGTTGGCATCGTTCAGCCTTACGCCGAAGAACCTTTGGCACATTCGAGCGACGATGGCGAAGACGATGAAGCTGACCAAGATGGTCTTACTCCTGCCACATTACGTGCACGATTTGAAAGCCAAGGTGCTGTAAATGATTG GTGTACATGTGAAGAATGTGCCACGGGGAATTTAGCTGGCACCTTGGAGCACAGATGCTGCCGTGAAATTGCTCAGGTCCGCCAGAAACTAACCTTCGATGGAAGTATTGAGCGTATAAAATGCATCACAAAGCATGATGACTTCGCTGCAATGACCAACAGAACAGTGCTGTTGCAAGTTGGACCCCTACTTAGAGATAAGAATGGACGAGGCTACCGTCGCCGAGATGGCCAGACAGAAAACCAGCGAGTGTCAAAAGTAGATTGA